Proteins from a single region of Penaeus monodon isolate SGIC_2016 chromosome 29, NSTDA_Pmon_1, whole genome shotgun sequence:
- the LOC119592208 gene encoding LOW QUALITY PROTEIN: cuticle protein CP1499-like (The sequence of the model RefSeq protein was modified relative to this genomic sequence to represent the inferred CDS: inserted 2 bases in 2 codons), whose translation MKSLVLLAVLGVCSAAPFIGDTPEVQAEKARFFQAFRAAQAAAAPQQAFQTVVPVQAKWTGPVAATLPAGVDGTITPVGDTAEVAAARNAFLNAYNAQVRATVGSVAVVQAPAFNAVPVPQQTFQQTFQQAAPVQAKWTGPVAATIPAXVDGTVTPXGDTAEVAAARNAVLNAYRAQVAATVGTAPVVNTFRQAVPQQVFQQTFQQAAPVQAKWTGPVAATVPAGLPGSAPQVADTAEVAAAKQAFFSTYQRQVAAAARPF comes from the exons ATGAAGTCTCTG GTTCTTTTGGCAGTGCTGGGAGTGTGTTCGGCCGCCCCCTTCATCGGGGACACGCCCGAAGTGCAGGCTGAGAAAGCGCGGTTCTTCCAAGCGTTCCGCGCTGCTCAGGCTGCTGCCGCTCCCCAGCAGGCTTTCCAGACTGTGGTGCCCGTGCAGGCCAAGTGGACAGGGCCAGTGGCTGCCACCCTCCCCGCAGGCGTGGACGGCACCATCACCCCCGTGGGCGACACCGCAGAGGTGGCCGCCGCCCGCAACGCCTTCCTCAACGCCTACAACGCACAGGTTAGGGCCACCGTGGGCAGCGTGGCCGTGGTGCAGGCCCCAGCCTTCAACGCCGTCCCTGTTCCCCAGCAGACCTTCCAGCAGACGTTCCAGCAGGCCGCCCCCGTGCAGGCCAAGTGGACCGGACCAGTGGCTGCCACCATCCCCG GCGTCGACGGAACCGTCACCC TGGGCGACACCGCAGAGGTTGCTGCCGCCCGCAACGCCGTCCTCAACGCCTACCGCGCCCAGGTTGCAGCCACGGTTGGCACTGCCCCCGTCGTCAACACCTTCAGGCAGGCCGTGCCCCAGCAGGTGTTCCAGCAGACCTTCCAGCAGGCCGCCCCTGTGCAGGCCAAGTGGACCGGCCCCGTGGCAGCCACCGTGCCCGCCGGACTCCCAGGCTCCGCCCCTCAGGTCGCCGACACCGCCGAAGTCGCAGCCGCCAAGCAGGCCTTCTTCAGCACCTACCAGAGGCAGGTCGCGGCCGCGGCGCGCCCCTTCTAG
- the LOC119592207 gene encoding cuticle protein CP1499-like, producing MKSLVLLAVLGVCSAAPFIGDTPEVQAEKARFFQAFRAAQAAAAPQQAFQTVVPVQAKWTGPVAATIPAGVDGTITPVGDTAEVAAARNAFLNAYNAQVRATVGSVAVVQAPAFNAVPVPQQTFQQTFHQAAPVQAKWTGPVAATIPAGVDGTVTPVGDTAEVAAARNAFLNAYRAQVAATVGTAPVVNTFRQAVPQQVFQQTFQQAAPVQARWTGPVAATVPAGLPGSAPQVADTAEVAAAKQAFFSTYQRQVAAAARPF from the exons ATGAAATCTCTG GTTCTTTTGGCAGTGCTGGGAGTGTGCTCGGCCGCCCCCTTCATCGGGGACACGCCCGAAGTGCAGGCTGAGAAAGCGCGGTTCTTCCAAGCGTTCCGCGCTGCTCAGGCTGCTGCCGCTCCCCAGCAGGCTTTCCAGACTGTGGTGCCCGTGCAGGCCAAGTGGACAGGGCCAGTGGCTGCCACCATCCCCGCCGGCGTGGACGGCACCATCACCCCCGTGGGCGACACCGCAGAGGTGGCCGCCGCCCGCAACGCCTTCCTCAACGCCTACAACGCACAGGTTAGGGCCACCGTAGGCAGCGTGGCCGTGGTGCAGGCCCCAGCCTTCAACGCCGTCCCTGTTCCCCAGCAGACCTTCCAGCAGACGTTCCATCAGGCCGCCCCCGTGCAGGCCAAGTGGACCGGACCAGTGGCAGCCACCATCCCCGCCGGCGTCGACGGAACCGTCACCCCCGTGGGCGACACTGCAGAGGTTGCTGCCGCCCGCAACGCCTTCCTTAACGCCTACCGCGCCCAGGTTGCAGCCACGGTTGGCACTGCCCCCGTCGTCAACACCTTCAGGCAGGCCGTGCCCCAGCAGGTGTTCCAGCAGACCTTCCAGCAGGCCGCCCCTGTGCAGGCCAGGTGGACCGGCCCCGTGGCAGCCACCGTGCCCGCCGGACTCCCAGGCTCCGCCCCTCAGGTCGCCGACACCGCCGAAGTCGCAGCCGCCAAGCAGGCCTTCTTCAGCACCTACCAGAGGCAGGTCGCGGCCGCGGCGCGCCCCTTCTAG